A single genomic interval of Rhododendron vialii isolate Sample 1 chromosome 3a, ASM3025357v1 harbors:
- the LOC131321099 gene encoding uncharacterized protein LOC131321099, which yields MNVTKINVDAAVSRSSNSIGIGAIARGNDGKVLGIFLSIHTGITSSRIAEAMAIRDGLKLGIDLNLSKVVIESNAEAIVRKCSTSLDPPIDIAAIIFDCLALKELFSSCEFGFVKRDCNRATHCCAQKALLNGWSGMWTSILPPWGSQLSDV from the coding sequence ATGAATGTAACCAAGATTAATGTGGATGCTGCTGTCTCTAGGAGTTCGAATTCTATTGGTATAGGAGCAATAGCTCGAGGTAATGATGGCAAGGTCCTTGGTATCTTCTTGAGTATTCACACTGGTATTACTTCATCAAGAATTGCTGAGGCCATGGCTATTCGAGATGGTTTGAAGCTAGGGATTGATCTTAATCTTTCTAAAGTGGTTATAGAATCGAATGCGGAGGCGATAGTGAGGAAATGTTCTACTTCTCTAGATCCACCTATTGATATAGCGGCAATTATTTTTGATTGTTTAGCTCTGAAAGAATTATTTTCTTCCTGTGAGTTTGGTTTTGTTAAACGTGATTGTAATCGGGCTACACATTGTTGTGCTCAAAAGGCTCTTTTGAATGGGTGGTCCGGTATGTGGACTTCCATTTTGCCCCCATGGGGTTCCCAACTGTCTGATGTTTAG
- the LOC131318392 gene encoding delta(14)-sterol reductase, whose translation MDLDSTLRALVPSSISVTMLLGFFAYLGIAGTVIPGKVVPGVILSDGTRLHYRCNGFLTLILLVALLGIGVRMSFISPTAIADNGLELLSATLIFSFVVTLILYVAGHRSHNQGSSLKPHVTGNLIDDWWFGIQLNPQFMGIDLKFFFVRAGMMGWLLINLSILAKSVKESNLSQSMILYQIFCVLYILDYFFYEEYMTSTWDIIAEKLGFMLVFGDLVWIPFTFSIQGWWLLRNKVELTTAAVIANCIVFLIGYQVFRGANKQKHVFKKNPKAPIWGRPPKVIGGKLLASGYWGIARHCNYLGDLLLAASFSLPCGIISPIPYFYPIYLLILLIWRERRDEARCAEKYREVWAEYCKLVPWRILPYAY comes from the exons ATGGATCTGGATTCCACCCTCCGCGCCCTTGTTCCTTCTTCCATCTCT GTTACTATGCTACTTGGGTTCTTCGCTTACTTGGGAATTGCTGGAACCGTTATACCGGGAAAGGTTGTACCAGGTGTGATCTTATCAGATGGCACTCGTCTTCATTATCGGTGCAATG GTTTTTTGACCCTTATTTTGCTGGTTGCGCTGCTGGGCATCGGGGTTCGGATGAGTTTCATTTCTCCCACT GCAATAGCAGACAATGGGCTTGAGCTTTTGTCAGCAACGTTAATATTCAGTTTTGTT GTAACATTGATACTTTATGTTGCTGGTCACAGATCGCACAATCAGGGTTCATCCCTGAAGCCTCATGTCACGGGAAACCTAATTGATGACTG GTGGTTTGGAATACAGCTGAATCCTCAATTTATGGGCATTGACCTCAA ATTTTTCTTTGTAAGAGCTGGAATGATGGGATGGCTGCTCATCAATCTCTCAATTCTGGCAAAAAGTGTTAAAGAATCCAACTTGAGCCAATCAATGATCCTTTACCAGATATTTTGTGTG TTGTACATCTTGGACTACTTTTTCTATGAAGAGTATATGACCTCCAC GTGGGATATAATCGCAGAAAAATTGGGATTCATGCTGGTTTTTGGGGATCTAGTTTGGATTCCCTTCACCTTTAGTATCCAG GGTTGGTGGCTTCTGAGAAACAAAGTGGAGCTAACAACAGCTGCAGTTATTGCAAATTGCATTGTTTTTCTGATTGG GTATCAAGTTTTTAGAGGGGCTAACAAGCAGAAGCATGTATTCAAAAAGAACCCGAAAGCGCCAATATGGGGTAGACCTCCAAAGGTTATTGGGGGAAAGTTGCTTGCTTCTGGCTACTG GGGAATTGCAAGGCACTGCAACTACCTCGGGGATTTACTACTGGCTGCATCCTTCAGTTTACCGTGTGGGATAAT TTCCCCGATTCCATATTTCTATCCGATTTATCTTCTTATTCTGCTAATatggagagaaagaagagacgAAGCTCGATGCGCAGAGAAGTACAGAGAAGTGTGGGCAGAGTACTGTAAACTTGTTCCATGGAGGATATTACCTTACGCTTATTAA
- the LOC131321100 gene encoding histone deacetylase HDT1-like, translating into MDFWEATNFLLCTSLSNAFSEEFSCYDGTGVEVKSGEPCPVEAGQGRILHLSQACLGEVKKDKGNDCVYLYVTVDGKKLVLGTLSSEKFPQLQFDLVFDDKFELSHSWKNGSVYFHGYRCDNQSEEIEDDSDDESEEDLPANVADKGKPESQAARENPPATQNATRARPDSAVSKKKVKIVEPKKDMKTVEEDDSSEDDFGADSSEDDSDEVFFQSKACHCSFSHVSVVDEDDSESGEGDTEDDEEEEETPRKVELSNKRPAVSATATQDPDKKAKFITPQKTETKKGGGHVDTPYPSKQAGKTPANQSKQQTPKPAGSHPCKSCNRSFNSENALDSHTKAKHTPGK; encoded by the exons ATGGACTTTTGGG AGGCAACAAATTTTCTCCTGTGTACTAGTTTGTCAAATGCATTTTCTGAGGAATTCTCATGTTATGATGGCACAGGAGTCGAGGTGAAAAGTGGTGAGCCTTGCCCAGTAGAAGCTGGGCAAGGCAGGATCCTGCATCTTTCACAG GCTTGTCTTGGTGAGGTCAAGAAGGACAAAGGGAATGACTGCGTTTACCTATATGTCACTGTTGATGGAAAGAAGCTTGTTCTCGGAACACTTTCTTCTGAAAAGTTTCCTCAGCTACAGTTTGACTTGGTGTTTGACGACAAATTTGAGCTATCCCACAGCTGGAAAAATGGCAGTGTCTACTTCCATGGATATAGATGCGATAATCAATCAGAGGA AATTGAGGATGACTCTG ATGATGAGTCTGAGGAGGATTTGCCTGCTAATGTTGCGGACAAAG GAAAACCTGAGTCACAGGCTGCGCGTGAGAACCCTCCTGCAACTCAGAATGCAACTAGGGCAAGACCTGATTCAGCTGTATCAAAGAAGAAGGTGAAGATAGTGGAGCCAAAGAAAGACATGAAAACCGTTGAGGAAGATGACAGTAGTGAAGATGACTTCGGTGCAGATTCTTCTGAGGATGACTCAGATGAGGTATTTTTTCAGTCAAAAGCTTGTCATTGTTCTTTTTCTCACGTTTCAGTGGTT GATGAAGATGATTCTGAGAGTGGAGAAGGTGATACTGAAGatgatgaagaggaagaagagactCCTAGGAAG GTTGAACTGAGCAATAAGAGACCTGCGGTATCTGCTACTGCAACACAAGATCCTGATAAGAAAGCAAAATTTATTACCCCTCAAAAGACag AAACCAAGAAAGGAGGGGGACATGTTGACACACCTTACCCATCGAAGCAGGCTGGAAAAACTCCTGCCAACCAGTCAAAACAGCAGACCCCAAAACCAGCTGGATCTCATCCGTGCAAGTCTTGTAACAG GTCATTTAACTCAGAAAATGCTTTGGATTCTCATACGAAGGCCAAGCACACTCCGGGGAAGTAA